tttgatatTCTAAACTGCATAGATTACATATTATAACAGATGAAAAAAATGCAGTTAGTTCAAATTTCtgttaattacaaaattaaaattgaaggaCAAACGATCAAAATGAATATTCATAGtactaaatcaaaattatggACTTCAAATTAATATGCAAGTTAAGAATCTGAATCagactctgtttcttcttccgGTTGTAATATTAATGGTTTAGCTCTGTTCGTGTTGGCTTCTAGAGGGGGAAGGCCATCATCATCGCTCGAGTCGATTTCGTCCTCTTCCTGTCGATTATTCTCTGCTTGCAGATTTTCGTTTTGATCTCCAGTGATTGCATTCTTGAAGATTTCTGGCCTGCCATAGATTGGTAAAAGGAAGGGAGGTAAATGGATCAGTTAAGTCCGACATCAAATTAATCTATGAGTtcgaggaaaaaaaagaaaaaataaaaagaactgTGCATGAAACCAACTTTCTTAAATCTAGTAATGGTAACACGGCCGCGGGGATTACACTCTCCGTCCTTGTGGAAGGTTTTTATCCCGTTAGGAAATCGGGTCTCCACGGGGAAAGTAGGGATATCCGAACCGAACCCACTAACAATTTCCATTGTATTATGATTTAGGTAGTCTAAGTCTTCAAACAAAGATAGTTCGAGTGTCAATCAACTTGCGTGCACTTTAACTATTCTCTCAAGACAACTTGACCGTACTACATTTGGTTGTAAAGGTAGGTAGTAAGATATTAAATCCTACGTAGAGACCCTcatacgttttttttttattaattaattgaaatggGGTAAATCTAAAAGCGATGCCAGATCCATTTTCATGAATAGGTtgaaattgatatatataacATACCATTCTGGAGATTTTTGAAGCTCGCGAACTTGTTCAAAGTATAGAACTCGAGAAACAATGCATGCCACCTTGCTTCCAGATTCAAGAGCATTCTTCTTTCCACTTTCATCAACTACAACGAAACTCCCTGCAATGATGGCAAAGCAAACAGCACTTATTTCAACAACCCTAAAGTAATCTCCTATCNaaaaaaaaaaaaaaaaaaaaaaaaaaaaaaaaaaaaaaaaaaaaaaaaaacaaaaatccaagTAAAGGTAGGATATGAAGTTATGTTGGAGTGTAAATGTGCTACATTAGTAATATTAATTGTGGCATAATTACTTCATAGTTTGTGGAGGGGTTATAATTCGTAGAAGCTATTNTTCCGCTTTTGATTCCTGCTTCCCACTGAATTATAGTGTGCTCTCCTTTGTGTAAAGCAAACTTATTGTTTTTCATTGAGTTTGGAGTTTTAGTGTTGAACTGAAGAGTGAAAATACCGTCATTGGGTTTTGAGGACACTAACTAAAGTATCCACAAAATCCATCAAAGGTCTCTGAAACTTCTGTTTGACGCTGAACTGAATCAAATTTCGTCTGCAAAGCTTATAATTGAGAATTTTGATTAGTTTTTCCTATATTACGATAATTTTGATTGCTGAAATTAAGCAAAATATTCAGGCATATAAACAATTACATTATTTTAGAGATGTTCAATTCTTTCTCAATTTGCACTTGGGCTTTCGAAAGAAGGGTCTATTTCCTCTTAAGAGGAGATGAAAACGTGTTTGTTGTGGGCTCTTGCTGTATACCATAACTGACGATTGGATGGTATCTTCAATGAGGTTGAATGATAACATGGGAAGAGCCTAGAGTTTTGGTCTTGTGCTTTCCCTTCTGATGCATTTGTTTGCTTCGACTTAGGAACTGAGCCTACGTTCATCCCATATTTGTTCCTTAGGAGTATAAACTGATTTCCTTTAAAAGAACATTGTTAGAAAGGATTTGTCATTGGTTgcactaattattattatttctctgtttttctgtATAGATCTTTCAGTGAAGcggaaaatagaaaagaaacgAGAAAAAGTCCTTTACTGTGACAGCATATTGACGAAGAACCCGTTTGTCCAAGCAGTGCCTTCTTCAGTAAAtaagaaatccaagaaaaaaCAGGAGGAGGCTTCCACAG
This genomic window from Cucurbita pepo subsp. pepo cultivar mu-cu-16 chromosome LG01, ASM280686v2, whole genome shotgun sequence contains:
- the LOC111806180 gene encoding probable RNA-binding protein EIF1AD codes for the protein MKGGRKNLQRASNQHIVGLEDGHSIMQVVSIRGSNLIEVMDAQGEKSLALFPAKFQKSMWIKRGSFVVVDESGKKNALESGSKVACIVSRVLYFEQVRELQKSPEWPEIFKNAITGDQNENLQAENNRQEEDEIDSSDDDGLPPLEANTNRAKPLILQPEEETESDSDS